AAAGATCAGGGATGCGGCAATCACCACGACAAAGGCCGACATCGCCATGATCTTGGCCCGGCGATGGATCACGCCATGTTCGTTCCAGTGCCGGATCGACGGACCAAAATGCGGATGATTGTAAATCCACGCATGCAGGCGCGGTGACCCTTTGCTAAACAGCCAGGCGGCCAGCAGCATGAAGGGGGTGGTCGGCAGAATTGGCAGAAATGCGCCAATAATTCCAAGCCCTACCGAAAGCCAGCCCAAGGCCAGATAAAGATACGATACCTGCACGTCTTATTTCCTGTTTACAGCCCTGCCCGCCCCTGACAGGGTAAGTGCCTTCAATGTAGGTGGAATGCCATTGTTTTTCAATCAACAGCACCCACCGGTTTTCGGGCTTCTGCCGTGCGGGTTCGCCGCATAACTTGCCGCCCCTATTACTTAGACGATCCGCCATGCTCGAAATCTCAAATGATCTTTATCTTGATGAACGCCATCTGCAATTCCAGTTCGTGCGCGCATCCGGACCGGGCGGCCAGAACGTCAACAAAGTATCGACCGCGGTACAGATGCGCGTGCGTATTGATGACCTGACGGAATTGCCGCAACGCGTGCGTGATCGCCTGCGTGAATTGGCTGGCAGCAGGCTGACCAATGACGGGGAAATCATCTTTGACGCGCAGCGTTATCGCACCCAGGAACGGAACAAGCAGGATGCCATCGAACGGCTTCTGGCCCTGTTGCGCAAGGCCGCCGAACGCAAGAAATTCCGCGTCAAAACCCGCCCGTCTCTATCGGCCAAACGCAAACGGGTCGACACGAAAAAGAAACGCGGCGACGTAAAGAAAATGCGCCAGAGGCCGATGGATTAGGCCGCAGATACCGGTCAGGACAGCGGGCATTTATGCAGCCAGTCATCCATCAAGGCAGCCATTTCCGAATTTTCCACACCCGCCTGTGACAGCGATTGCCAGGTCGAGAACTGCACCGCATGTCGCGCAACCGCTTGGCACATCTTGCCCTTGCGCCGTTCGGCAGGCAGGCTTGCCAGTGCATCGGCAGACAACATGTCGAGATAGCCATCAAAGCCCTTCATCTGTTCATGAAGGGCTGCGACATTTTCCCGATCACGATAGCAATGATCCCACATATAAGCCGTTTCACCATAATAGTGATAAAGCATGCTCAGTATCGCGAGGCCCCAGTCAACTGGTGCCACCGACTCGCGCCACGATGCGGGATCGGGTGGCGGGTTAAGGCTCCGCCAATGTGACGAGCACGCATCAAGCAGTTCATTTTCTTCGGGAAAATGCCGATAGACCGTCAAACGCTGCACCCCGGCGCGGTCTGCAATCGCGCTGATGGTGGTGCGTGCCGGGCCGACTTCGCCATGCAATTTCATCGCAGCTTCGAGAATCTTGAGGCG
The Thalassospira xiamenensis M-5 = DSM 17429 DNA segment above includes these coding regions:
- a CDS encoding YbaN family protein, encoding MQVSYLYLALGWLSVGLGIIGAFLPILPTTPFMLLAAWLFSKGSPRLHAWIYNHPHFGPSIRHWNEHGVIHRRAKIMAMSAFVVVIAASLIFVENRWVVMIQLLVAIPVSCFILSRPSRLPASMPMAQVQTQGGEPGAGS
- a CDS encoding TetR/AcrR family transcriptional regulator, with the translated sequence MEKRKYNKTLRAEKEDETRLKILEAAMKLHGEVGPARTTISAIADRAGVQRLTVYRHFPEENELLDACSSHWRSLNPPPDPASWRESVAPVDWGLAILSMLYHYYGETAYMWDHCYRDRENVAALHEQMKGFDGYLDMLSADALASLPAERRKGKMCQAVARHAVQFSTWQSLSQAGVENSEMAALMDDWLHKCPLS
- the arfB gene encoding alternative ribosome rescue aminoacyl-tRNA hydrolase ArfB — encoded protein: MLEISNDLYLDERHLQFQFVRASGPGGQNVNKVSTAVQMRVRIDDLTELPQRVRDRLRELAGSRLTNDGEIIFDAQRYRTQERNKQDAIERLLALLRKAAERKKFRVKTRPSLSAKRKRVDTKKKRGDVKKMRQRPMD